Below is a genomic region from Desulfobaccales bacterium.
AGCACCTACGCGGCGGAAGGCGGCAACTTCGGCTGGTTCGTCTCCCACGAGATGGGCAAGCGCCTCAACGCCAAGATCTACCATGAGGCCGAGCGCCTCAAGGTGAAGTGGATCCTGGGCGGCGAATGCGGCCACATGTGGCGGGTGTGCAACCAGTACATGCCCACCTGGTACGGCCAGGTACCCAGCTTCCTGGAGGTGCCGGTCTCTCCCATCACCGGCACGGTGTTTGAAAACGCCCGGGTGCACAAGATGGTGCACATCTCCGAGTTCACCGCCGACCTCATCCGGCACAACAAACTGAAGCTGGATCCCCAGAGGAACGCCCACATCAAGCTCACCTTCCACGACTCCTGCAACACTGCCCGGGGCATGGGCATCTTTGAGGAGCCCCGCTACATCATTCAGCATGTGCTGCCGGAGGGCCATTTCTTTGAGATGCCCCCCAACACCATCCGGGAGAAGACCTTCTGCTGCGGCAGCTCCAGCGGCATCAACGCCAACGAGAACATGGAGCTGCGGATGCAGGGCGGCTTCCCCCGGGCCAACGCCGTGCGCTATGTGCATGAGCGCTACGGGGTCAACCATCTGGGCTGCATCTGCGCCCTGGACCGGGCCACCCTGCCCACCCTCTTGCAATACTGGGTGCCGGAAGTGGACGTCACCGGCATCACCGAACTGGTGGGCAACGCCCTCGTCTTTGAGGGTGAGATCGAGCGCACCACCGACCTCCGGGATCGGGACCTGGTGGGTGTCGGCGAACAAGAAGGCGGGGAGGAAGAGGAATAAATGGCTGACTATAAAAACGAATTCGGCTGGTTCGCGCCCAAGCCCACCGTGGAGAAGAAGATTTACAGCCTCAAGGCCGTGGCCGTGGGGCTGGGCATCTTCCTGGTGGTGTTCGGCGCCCCCTTGCTCCTGAATATGGGACAGGTCCATCCGGTGCCCCAGCCCAGTTTGGACACTCCGGCCATCCAGAAGCTGGCGGAGAAAGAGCGCCAGTGCGTGGAGCCCACCGAGTGGATGCGGGCCAACCACATGCAGCTCCTGTGGGATTGGCGGGAGCAGGTGGTGAGGACCGGCGAGCGCTATTACACCACTTCCCAGGGGAAGAAGGTGTTGGCCAGCCTGTCCAACAACTGCATGGAGTGTCACAGCAACAAGAGCCAATTCTGTGATCAGTGCCACAATTACGTGGCGGTGGTCCCCAACTGCTGGGGCTGCCACCTCCCCAAGGAGCAGAACGTGGCAAAGGCGGAGGGGAAGTGATGGGCATCAACCGACGCGACTTTCTCAAATTGGCCGGCCTGTTGGGCCTGGGTGGCAAAGCGGCCTTTGAACTGGTGCTCCCCGGGGAGGTGGAGGCGGCGGTGGCCAAGACTCAAGCCACCGGCACCCGCTGGGCCCTGGTGGTGGACATGCGTAAGCTCACCGACAAGGTGGCGGCCCGCTGCATCGAAGCCTGCCACAGCCTGCACAACGTCCCCAATTACCTGGAGCCCCCGGATCCCAAGCTGGCCCTGTCCGAAGACCTGAAAAACCGCTGGCAGATCAAGTGGATCTGGAGCGACGTCTATGAGCACGCCTTTGTGGGCTTCGAGCAGGATCATCAGTGGGACAAACTGAAGGGCATGAATTTCCTGCTCCTGTGCAATCACTGCGAGAATCCCCCCTGTGTGCGGGTCTGTCCCACCCAGGCCACCTACCGGCGGCCCGACGGCATCGTCATGATGGACATGCACCGCTGCATCGGCTGCCGCTTCTGCATGGCCGGCTGCCCGTATGCCGCCCGCAGCTTCAACTGGCGTGACCCCCGGCCCTACATCGCCAAGATCAATCCCAACTACCCCACCCGGGAGATCGGGGTGGTGGAGAAATGCCTGCTCTGCGAGGAGCGCCTGGCGCAGGGGCAGCAGCCCGCCTGCGTCGAGGCCTCCGGCGGGGCCTTGATCTTCGGCAACCTGAATGAGGAAAATTCCCCGGTCAGGGCCGCCTTGCGGGCGCACTACACCATCCGGCGCAAACCCTACCTGGGGACCAACCCGCAGGTGTACTACATCGTGTGAGGTCGTCATGCTGGAAAACGCCTTTGTCGGAACCCGACGTTATTTCACGCTGCTGGCGGTCCTGGCCACCCTCTCGGCGGTGGGTTTCCTCGTCTACTTGAAGCAGCTCTCCTTCGGTTTAGGCATCACCGGCATGAGCCGGGACGTGTCCTGGGGCTTCTACATCGCCCAGTTCACCTATCTGGTCGGCGTGGCGGCCTCCGCCGTGATGGTGGTGCTGCCCTATTACCTCCACGACTACAAGGCCTTCGGCCGGGTCACCATCCTGGGGGAATTCCTGGCGGTGGCCGCCGTGACCATGTGCCTGCTCTTCATCATCGTGGACCTGGGGCGGCCGGACCGGCTGTTCAACGTCCTCAAGTACCCCACCCCCAACTCGGTCCTCTTTTGGGACATGATCGTCCTAAACGGCTATCTGTTCCTTAACCTGGTCTGCGGCTGGTTCGTGCTGGAGGCGGAGCGCAATCAGGTGCCGCCCCCCAAGTGGCTGAAGCCCCTGATTCTGCTCTCCATCCCGTGGGCGCCCTCCATCCACACCGTCACCGCCTTCCTGTACGCGGGCCTGCCGGGGCGGGGCTACTGGCTCACCGCCATCATGGCCCCCCGCTTTCTGTC
It encodes:
- the nrfD gene encoding NrfD/PsrC family molybdoenzyme membrane anchor subunit, producing the protein MLENAFVGTRRYFTLLAVLATLSAVGFLVYLKQLSFGLGITGMSRDVSWGFYIAQFTYLVGVAASAVMVVLPYYLHDYKAFGRVTILGEFLAVAAVTMCLLFIIVDLGRPDRLFNVLKYPTPNSVLFWDMIVLNGYLFLNLVCGWFVLEAERNQVPPPKWLKPLILLSIPWAPSIHTVTAFLYAGLPGRGYWLTAIMAPRFLSSAFAAGPALLILLALLVRRYTKFDPGREQIQTLAKIVTYAILVNVFFFFCEVFTVFYSRIPEHMDHFYYLFYGLQGKGWLVPWMWFSIVGMCIAALLMVSPKIRQNETTLALTCGLIIITTYIDKGLGLISGGFVPNPLHQVNEYVPTVPEIIITLGVWATGFLILTILYKVAVSVKEEIRA
- the dsrJ gene encoding sulfate reduction electron transfer complex DsrMKJOP subunit DsrJ encodes the protein MADYKNEFGWFAPKPTVEKKIYSLKAVAVGLGIFLVVFGAPLLLNMGQVHPVPQPSLDTPAIQKLAEKERQCVEPTEWMRANHMQLLWDWREQVVRTGERYYTTSQGKKVLASLSNNCMECHSNKSQFCDQCHNYVAVVPNCWGCHLPKEQNVAKAEGK
- a CDS encoding 4Fe-4S dicluster domain-containing protein translates to MGINRRDFLKLAGLLGLGGKAAFELVLPGEVEAAVAKTQATGTRWALVVDMRKLTDKVAARCIEACHSLHNVPNYLEPPDPKLALSEDLKNRWQIKWIWSDVYEHAFVGFEQDHQWDKLKGMNFLLLCNHCENPPCVRVCPTQATYRRPDGIVMMDMHRCIGCRFCMAGCPYAARSFNWRDPRPYIAKINPNYPTREIGVVEKCLLCEERLAQGQQPACVEASGGALIFGNLNEENSPVRAALRAHYTIRRKPYLGTNPQVYYIV